A segment of the Myxococcales bacterium genome:
ACCGCTCAGGACAAATCGATTCGGGACAATTCCTCGCTCAAGTGGCGGGCGAACTCGTCCCACGTTTGCCGCTCCGCATTCGCCTTGGCGGCGCGGCCCATTTCCGCCCGGCGCGCCGGATCGCCCAACAGGGTGATGACCTTCGCCGCGATGTCCCGCGGATCCTCCGGATCGCACAGCAGGCCGGTCACCCCGTCCTGAACGGCGTCGGCCACCCCGCCGCTGCGTCCGCCGACCGCCGGCACGCCGAAGCGGGCCGCCTCCAGGTAGACGATGCCAAAGGCCTCGACGTCCGGGCCGATTCGCCGGCTGGGCATGGCGAAGAGGTCCGCCCGGGCCAGCAGCGCGCTTACCTCGGCGTCGCTTCGCCGGCCCAGCAAGCGGACGCAATCCGCCAATCGCCAATCGGCGATCGCTTGCGTCAGCCGTTCCCGTTCCGGGCCGTCGCCGACGATCAGCCAGAGCACGTGCGGAATTTTTTCGCGGATGAGCGGCATCGCATGCGCCAGCAGGTCGTGACCCTTGCGACGCTCCAGCCGGCCCACCGTCAAAACGACGGCCCGACCGGCCAGCGGCAGCTCGTCGACAGCCGTCGCGGGCGCCGCCGAGAAATCCAGGTTTCCCGAGTCGGAACCCAGGCGATTGACGATGATTTTTTCTGGCGGCACGAAGCGGGCGACTTCATCCCGCATGAACCGGCTGTGCACGACGACCCTCACCGCTAGGCGCCAGACGAGGCGCAACGCTGCCCGTTGCAACCCGCCGCTCTCCAGCGCCCGCAGCGTTTCGGTGCCGTGGCACCACACCACGAAGGGGCAACCCGTCAGCAACCGCGCCACGACCATCGGTAGCCCGTTGGGAAAGGCATAGCCGCAAAGCACCAGGTCGGTTTTCTGACGGCGAATGGCGTCGCCCAGGTGAATTCCGCCGACGAAAAAGCGCAGCAAATACGAAATCGCGCCGAGAATCCGGCTCATAACAGGATTGGCGTGGCGCCACTCGAACCGCCGCATTCGGATGGTGGTATAGGGGCGTCCTTGATCGTATTCGCGAAAACCCGGACAGCGGCGGGCGATGACCAGCGCGTCTTTCCCGTAGTGGTCGGCAACCTTGCCCAGCAGGCGCTGCACGCCGCCGAACTCGGGAGGAAAGTCGCGCGTGAAGACGATGACCTTCACTCGATGCCCTCTTGCTTTTCCTTGCGGATCGTTTCGAGGATGCCCAGCATCGTGCCGATCCGCTTCTCCCAACTGTTTTCGCGGGCGATCGCCAGGCGTCGGTCACGGTGCGGATCGCTTTGCAACCGGGATTCGACGGCGTCGACGAACTCCTCCGCCTCGCCGACCAGGTCGATCAGCGGCGCGAAATTTTGCAGTTCCGCCATCCGCGTGGCCACGACGGGCTTGCCGGTCGCCAGGTACTCGAAAAATTTCAGCGGCAGGACGCCGTGCGTGTAGCGGTCGATCTTGTACGGAATCATGCAGGCGTCGAAACCGGCCATCAGCGACGGCAGTTCCTCGATCTCCTTGCGCCCGAGGAAGCGGGCGTTGGGATAGGCCAGAAACCGCTGGACCTCCAGGCCGCGGTCCGGGCCGACGAGCACGAAGCTCCAGTCCGGCCGCAGCTTGAAAAGCGCCTCGAGGAGCGCGGTGTCGATCTTGTAATTCAGGGCACCGACGAAGCCGATCACCGGCCGCGGCAGATCGCGCAACAAGGGCGAAGGCACGGCGGTCGCGGCGCGGTTGAAGAGCGCGAAATCGGCGACGTTCGGCACGAAATAGGTGTGCGGGTTGTGCCGCTTCTTTTCGTCGAAGAGGCTGCGCGCCGTGGTAAATACGGCGTCCACGGACTGCAGCAGCTTGTGCTCCATGCGCTTGGTCGCCGTCACCCAGGCGCCCGGGAAGGCGCTGTATTCGTCGACGCAGTCGTAGCAGGAAAGCACGTGCGGCAGGAACTCCAGAAACGGCTGGCTGGTCGGCGGATAGCACCAGAGGATCGCCTGGGAAAAACCGCGATCCCACATCGTCTGCCGGATATCGCCCGCCAGCAGTCGGGCGTTGGTTTTATTGATCGACCACAATTTATTGCCGAACGGCAGGGCGGACGCCGGGCGATAGACCGTCACGCCGGAGGGGTCGCGCCAATGGGACGCCCGCGCTAGCGACCGCTTGCCGCTGCCCATGGCCACCAGCGGCTCGACGTACAGCACCGCGAAATCCTCGGCCAGTCGGACGGCAATCTGCTGTTTGTTCGTCCACAGCGGCGCGTCCCAATCGGCGGTGGAAAGCATGACCACCTGACGAGGCAGATCGAACTGGGAAAATGCGCTCACGGTTGCGACTCGCCGGCGCAACGGAAACCGACGGTGGGGTCGTAAAACGACTCGGGGATCGGATCGCGGTAGGTCACCCGCGCATACATCGCCGTCGCGGCGAAACTGCCGCCGCGCGTCACCCGCCGGTCGCCTGCCGAAGGACCCGACGGATCGACGTCGTTGTCGGGCCACAGCTCGGGATCATAATAATCCGCGGCGTAATAATCGGCGGTCCACTCGGCGACATTGCCGGTCATTTCCGTCGCGCCGTACGGCGAAGCCGCATTCCCGTAATAGCCGACGGCGACCGGCCGGCCGTAACAGGTCTCATACCATTCGGTGGAATCCGAGGACTTCAGCCGAGGAACGGAAATGTCGGCCAGCCCGCAGACCGGCTCCTGCCAGCCCCAGGAGTAGATCCGCTCGTCCGCCGCGCCGCGCGCCGCCTTTTCCCATTCGGCCTCGGTCGGCAGGCGCCGGCCGCGCCACTGGCAGTAATCGGCGGCCATCCGCCACGTCACATTGACGACCGGGTAATCGTCGTACGCGTGGCTGGTGTAATACTCGTCGATTCCGGCGGCCCGATTGGTCTGCGGATCCGTGCAGACCTTCGCCCAGACGCAAGCCCGATACTGGGCGTTGGTCACCTCGCTCCGCTCGATCCAATAGGCGGAAAGCTCGACGGTGCGCTCCGGGTGCTCGTCGGAGAAAGGTTCGTCGATTTCGCCGCTGAGGAAATCGGGGTCGGGATCGTAATCCGAGCCCATCGTGAACGCGCCGGCCTCGACGTAAATCATTTCCGTCGGCGGCGCGGCGCGATAGAGATCGCTCTTGAATTCCGAGTCGCTCGGTTCGTCGCAGGCCGTCGCCCCCCAAAGACAGAGGCAAAGGCATAACGCAAAATAAAGCAGGCGCGTGGTTTGCATTCGTTGTTTCCTGGTTTCCCGTCGTCAATCAGTGGAAAAGCGCGACCATCTTAGCGAAAAAGCGGCCGGCGTTGAAGAGCGAAGAAGGCGGGCCGAGCCGGCGCTCAAACCGCTTTCCGGGAAGGCGTTCTTTCCATCAACAGCGGCAACCAGACGGATTTCCCCGGCAGCGGCAGCGTGTCGATCAAATCGGTGTGTTCCTTGCGGAACGGCCGCAGCACCAGTAAAAACGCCACGAACGAAACGAAGCCGACGAGCAGCAGCGCCGGCACCCGCCAATACAACACGCCGGCGAATGACCGGCCGGCGAAAAAGATCACCCCGCCCATGCCCAGGCTCGCAATCAGGATTTTCAGCAGGAACCGCTTGGGATAACTCGGCTGGATCATCCGATGGGTGATCCGCCACTCATAAATCGTGCTGGCGGCCAGCGACAAACTGGTAGCGACGGCCGGGCCGACGGCATGCAGCCACGGGATCAACAGCAAATCAAGCACCAGATTCAACAGCCCGAAAACCAATCGCAGGCGGACGATGGTTTTTTCGCGGTCGAGACCGAGCAGGAAGTTCGCGGTGATGCCGCTCATCTTGGCGAACGAAAGTCCGTATAGGAGCACCAGCATCGGCGCGATCGCGCCGGCCGCCGTGCCGGCCGGATACAGCAGACGCAAAATGTCCGGGCCGACCAGCGTGCCGCCGACGCAGATCGGCAGGATGAACAGATACAGGTACTCCACCGAAACGGTGAAGATCCGCCGCAGTTTTTCGCGGTCGCCCTGCGCGGCCACCTCGCTGATCATCGCCAGCGAAAAACCCTCGGAAAAGGCCAGGGAGTAGAAAGAAACGGAATAGAAGACGAAATTGTAGGCGATGACGTACCACGTGATGGGCGACAGATCGTCCAGCAACACGCCCAACAGCATGACGTCCATGCCTTTTTGAAAAACGAACTGCAGAAAATTGTAAACGTAGGTGTAACCGGAGAAGGTCAGCAGGCGCCAGAGCGAGGTCGGGGGCGGTGCGGTCGCGGCCTGATTGCCCATCGCCGGGGCTTCGCTGCGTCGCCAGCGCCAAGCCCAAAACGCCGCGGTCGCCGCGTGCATGGCGATCAGGCACCACAGGACGCCACCGATACCGCCGCCGAGCCAGACGGTCAGCGAGGCCAGCGCCAGGTACGCCGCGGTCAGGGCCGCCTGGATCAGGTTGATGTACCGTTGCTCGTAGTGGGCGACGAGAACGCGGGCCAGTAGGTTGTCCAGCCCCATCGCCAGCAGCAACACCCCGACCAGCTTGATCAGATCGGCGCGCGCCGCGTCGTGCAGTAAGCGTTCGGCCAGAAACGGCGCCAGTTGCCAGAGCGCCAGAACGGCGATGCCCGAGGCCGCCAGGCGCAAGGCGATCATCTTCCCGATCAGTTTTCGTTCGCCGCTCGCGCCGTGAGTCATCACCGTCGCCGGCAAAAAGCGCAGGATGGCGTTTTCCAGCCCCAGGGCCGCGAGCAGGACCACGATGCCGTTGAGGTTGACGGCCTGCGAAAACGCGCCGTAACCCTGATCGCCGAGCAGGCGCACGAGCACGACCGATTCGAGAAAGCGCAAAATCATCAAGGTGAACTTGCCGATCAAGTTCCAGAACATGGCATCGGCCGCTCGCGCCCCCAGTCGACCCACGCGATCCCTTTCCGTCATTGTTGCGGGAAAACGGTCACAAAGCTTCGCAACCCGCCGGCATGTTATCCAGTTCGAAGGCGTCGTGCAAAGCCCGCACCGCTTCGTTCAGATGGTTTTCGTCGATCACCACGCTGAGCTTGATCTCGCTGGTGGCCACCATTTGGATGGGAATGCCGCGCGCGGCGAGCGTGGCGAAAACCTTGGCCGGAACGTCGGCATGGGTACGCAGGCCGATGCCCACCACCGACACCTTGGCCACCGGCCCTTCCATTTCGACGCCCACCGCGCCCAATTCGTCGGCCGCGTGCTCCACCAGTTCCTTCGCCTGCATCGCCTCGGGCTTGGGCACCGTGAAGGTGAGATCGAAATAGCCGTCCACGCCGGCGTTTTGCAGAATCACGTCCAGGTGCAGCCCCGCCTCGCCCAGCGGCACGATCAGATCGCGGGTCGCCGAGGGCGTTTCGGGAACGCCCAGCACCCGGATGCGCATTTCGTTCTTCGCGTAGGTCACGCCGGTAATCGGGGTGGATTCCATGCACTGCTCCTCCGCCACCACCCACGTGCCCTCTTCGTCGCCGAAGGAGCTGCGCACGTGCAGCGGCACCTTGAATTTTTTGGCGAACGCGACGCTCCGGATGTGCAGCACCTTGGCGCCGGACCCCGCCAGCTCGAGCATTTCGTCGTGGCTGATCCGGGCCAGTTTGCGCGCCTTGGCGTAGAGATTGGGGTCGGTCGTGAACACGCCGGGAACGTCGGTGTAGATTTCGCAGACGTCGGCCTGCAAAGCCGCCGCGATGGCGACCGCCGTGGTGTCCGACCCGCCGCGTCCCAACGTGGTGACATTGCCGTCCGGGTCTTCGCCCTGAAAACCGGCGACGACCGCGATTTTGCGTTCGCCGAGCCGGTCCAGGATCGCCGTCGGATCGATCGAGGCGATGCGCGCGCGGCTGAAATTGGCGTCGGTGCGGATTTTCACCTGGTGGGCGAGAAACGAGCGCGCCTGATGGCCCAGCGATTCGATCGCCATCGCCAGCAGGGCGATGCTCACCTGCTCGCCGGTCGCGACCAACTGGTCGAGTTCGCGCTCGTTGGGGCGATCGGAGATCCGGCGGGCCAGATCGAGCAGGCGATCGGTTTCACCGGCCATGGCCGACACGACCACCACGACCTCGTTGCCTTGCTCGTGGGTTCGCACGACCCGCGCGGCGACCGCGCGAATCCGCTCGATCGTGCCGACGCTGGTGCCGCCGAATTTTTGCACAATGAGCGCCACCTAGACCGGCCCTCCCAAATCCTTCACCACCGTCCGCCAGCGGTCGACGATCGAACGAAAAGCCAACTCTCGGACCTCGCCGGCAAACGAAAAGTGAATCCACAGCGTCTCGTCCGGCATCATTTTCGGCGCTCGCTCGGCCCATTCCACCGCCGCGACGCCCTCGCCCCAGAGATATTCCTCCGCCCCGATGCGCGCCAGGTCATCCTCGTTGGCGAGCCGGTACAGATCGAAATGAAAAAGCGGCAACCGTCCCTGGCGAAACGTCGCCAGCAAAGTGAATGTGGGGCTGGTTACCGGAACGTCTTCCGGAACTCCCAAACCGCGCGCCAAACCCTGGACGAACCGCGTTTTTCCAGCGCCCAGGTCGCCGACCAGCGCCAGCACATCGCCCGGCCGCAGCAAACCCGCCAGTCGCGCCGCCAGCGCGCGGGTTTCGTTTTCGCTATGGGTTTCCAGCCTGCCCAGGTCCGTCAATCCGCCGACTCCGTTTCCAGTTCGTCGAGTTGATCTTCCATGGATTTGATCGTCGCGGGCAGTTCCCGTAGCACGGCGCCGGCCGTGAGCGCACGCTCACCGACGTTGTCAGCGGCTCGGTCGCCGGCCAGGCCATGCAGATACACCCCACAAATCGCGGCGGTCAGCGGGTCCATTTCCTGCGCGATCAACCCGGCGATCAGACCGGTCAATACGTCCCCCATGCCGCCGCTGGCCATGCCTGGGTTGCCCGTGGGATTGATCCAGGCCTGTCCGTCCGGCGCGGCGACGACTGTGCGGGCGCCTTTGAGCACGACGATCGCCTTGATTTTCTTCGCCAGCGCGATGGCCGATCCCAAACGATCGGCCTGAACCTGTTCCGTCGGCACACCCAGCAGGTGCGACATTTCACCCGGATGGGGCGTCAGCACCAGCGGTCCGTGTTCGGCTTCCAACAGTTTGAGATTCGGCGCCAGGTTGTTGAGTCCGTCCGCGTCGATGACCAGGGGGATTTTCAGCGCGGTAGCCAAGCCGGCAACCAGGGTTTCCAGACTATCGGAGCGGCCCAATCCCGGGCCGAGCGCCACGACGCTTTTCTTTTCGGCCAGCGCCAAAACCGCGTCGAGCGCCTCCGCGGAAAATCGCCCGTGGCCGTCGTCGGCCAGCCCGGCCTTCAGCGCCTCCAACAAGGCCGTTTCGACCGGTAAAAGGATCGAACCGGGGACCGCCGCCGTGACCAATCCCGCCCCCGCCGTCGACGCGGCTTCGGCGGCCATCACGACCGCGCCGCTCATCCCGCGCGAACCGCCGACGATCAGTGCATGGCCGAAATCGCCCTTGTGCGACTCGGGATCGCGCGGCCCGAAATGCTGCGCGACGTCGATCTCGGTGATGAGATGAACGGGCAGTTCGACGATCTGTTGCAGAAAATACGGCAGGGAGATGTCGACGATTTCCACCTCGCCGCAATATTCGACGCCCGGATTCACGAACAGGCCGATCTTCGGCACCGCCAGCGTGCAAGTCAGATCGGCAATGACCGCCGGGCCGGTCGGGTATCCGGTGTCGGCGTTGAGGCCGCTGGGAACGTCCACGGCAACGACCGGCGCCTCGAGTTCGTTGACCAGGTCGATCAGGTCCGCGCCCGGCCCCTCGATCGCCCGCGTCAATCCGGTGCCGAACAACGCGTCGACGACGACGCCGGCTTCGCTCAACGCCTCGGCCGCCCGGGCCAATTCCTTTTCCTTGCGCAATTCGCCGATCGGCACGCCGATCCGCTCGGCGACGCGGCAGTTGGCTCGCGCGTCGCCCGTCAGCTTGTTTTTCAGTCCCAACAGGAAGCATTCGACCTCGTAACCGCGATTGAAAAGTTGCCGGGCGATGACGAAACCGTCACCGCCGTTATTGCCCGGACCGCACAGCACCAGGATCCCGAGTTCGCACTCTTCCGGATAGTGTTCGCCGATCAGGTCGGCCACGCCGCGGCCGGCGTTTTCCATCAGCACGATCCCCGGAATACCGTAATGTTCGATCGCCAGTCGATCCATGGCGCGCATCTGCGCGGCAGTGGCCAGTTTCATCGGTCCTCTCCTTCCAACACGACCATGGCGATGGCCTGACGATCGTCATGGCTGAGACTCAGGTGGATTTCCGTCACGCCCCGCGCGGCCAGCAGCGCGGCCGCCCCGCCCGTGGTCCGCAGGCGCGGTCGGCCGTCATCGTCGTTTTCGACCCAGATCTCGGTGAGTGCGACGGAAAAGAGCGGCAGTTGCATGGCTTTAAGCCAGGCTTCCTTGGCGGCGAAGCGGGCCGCCAGTCGATCCGGGCGGTCGGCCGCCTGCCGGATTTCAACCGGATGAAAGACGCGGGAACGAAAGCGCGGCGTCCGTTCGAGGATCCACCCCAGACGCTCGACGGACACCAGATCGACGCCGACGCCCCGGATCACGGCTCATTCGAACGGACGGACGCCGTTCATGGCGTCGATCATTTCGCGGACGGCCTGATCGAGGCCCACGAACAGCGCGCGGGCGATGATCGCGTGGCCGATATTCAATTCGCGGATTTCGGGAATCGCGGCGATCGGGCCGACGTTTTTGTAATCGAGCCCATGCCCGGCCGCCACGCCCAGGCGCAACTTGCCGGCCATCCGCGCCGCGTCGACCACCGCCTGGAATTCCCGTTCGCGGTCCGCCGATTTCTTCGCCTCGCAGTAGCGGCCCGTGTTGATTTCGACCACCTTGGCGCCGACCTCGCGCGCCGCCTTGACCTGATCGAGATCGGGATCGATGAACACGCTCAGTTCGATCTCGTGTTCCTCGAACAGGTTGGCCGCGCCGCGGATGCCGTCCTTATTGTGCAGGATATTCAACCCGCCCTCGGTCGTCACTTCCTCGGGCCGCTCGGGAACGAGCGTCACCATATCCGGCCGCACCTCGCAGGCGATGCGCAACATTTCCTGGCTGACGGCCATCTCGACGTTCAAATGGGTTTTCACCGTCCGGCGGAGGATTTCCAGGTCGCGATCCTGAATGTGCCGCCGGTCGCCCCGCAGATGAACCGTGATCCCGTCCGCGCCGGCCAGTTCGGCGAGGCCCGCGGCCAGCACGGGATCGGGCACGTCGATTTTCCGCGCCTCGCGCACCGTGGCGACATGGTCGACGTTCACGGATAATTTGACGGGCATTTTCGTTTCCTCCCTAGATCGCGCGACGCGAAACGCCGGCGGCGGCGATTCCGCCGCGCCTCGCCGGCGCGTTCTCTATTTAATCTTTTTTTTACCCGATTTTTTCGCCTGGTCGAGGATGGTGACCTTGACCGGCGGCATGTTGACTTTTCGGAACCCCATCCCCTCGGGCACCTTCAAATCCGGGACGACCTCGTAGGTTCCGCCGGGTTCCAGGCCGCCCGCGTCCAGCACCAACTTCAATTCGTTCGGTGTCAACTGCAACAACGGCGCCTGCGCACCCTCGAGTTGCACGTCCAACTCGGCGCGGTTCAACCGGCATTCCGTCGCGCAATTCCGCACCTCGATGGGGATGCCATAGAAAATGCGGCTGATGTTCGGCTCGCCGATCTGCACCGTGATCTTGACGCTCTGATCGTTGACCGCCTCGACGTGCCGATTGATCAGATCCAGGCCGACTTCGACCGTGAAGGTTTTGCCGTGCCCGGTCAGGTCGATGATTTCGGTATCGACCTCGGTCAACAGATCGACCTCTTCCTTGGCGCCGGAAATTTCCACCAGCTCCGGCTCGACCAGCGTGCCGAGCACTTCCAACCCCTCGGACGGTTTGCCGCGGAAAATCGGGTTGACCCGCACCGTCTTGTTCTTGCGCTCGGATATCGTGATTTGAATCTGGCTGGGGACGATTTCGGTCACCTTGGCGCCGTTGGACAAACCCTCGATTTTCGGCGCGTAAACCTTGGCGACCATCGGCCCGGGCAGCGCGCCCATCAGATCGATGACATAGCGCAATTGCCGGTCGCGGATGCCGCGTAAAACCGTGCGCGGGCCGCGGACCTTGATTTCCAGTTCGTTCGGCAGATCGGAAGTGCGGATGAGCGACCGCGACAGATTTTTCGTTTCCACGCTGACCTTGGCCGGGACCTCCGACTCGGTCTGGCCCAGACTCACATAAATCCAAAGCACGACCGCAAAGCCCAGGCTGACGAGCTTGAACAGCAGGTTGGTGGTGAAAAATCGGATGATCTTCTGTTTCATCGTTACCCGAGATGCGTATGCAACAGGTCGGTCAACTGCTCGGCCGACAAGTTGCTGGTGATCCGCCCTTCGATCGCCATGCTGACCTGCGCGCGCTCCTCCGAAACGATCAACACGATCGCGTCGGTTTCCTGGGAGACGCCGATGCCCGCCCGGTGGCGCGTGCCCATATCCTTATCCAGCTCGACCTCGGTGGCCAGCGGGAAGAAGCAACCCGCCGCCACGATCCGCCCCTTGCGGATGATCACCGCGCCGTCGTGAATCGGCGAGGACGGCAGAAAAATGCTGACGATCAACTCGCGGCTGATCGCGGCATCGAGTTGGATGCCTTCCTCGATGTACTCGTTCAGGCCGGTTTCGCGCTCCAGCACGATCAGGGCGCCGATGCGCCGGTTGGTCAGCGCGGTGGTCGAACGGACCAGTTCCTCGACGTATTCGGATTCCTCGGCCGGCGGCGCCGCAAAGGGATTGCGCGCGAATTTGGCCAGGCCGCGCCGGATTTCCGTTTGAAACAGAACGACGATCATCAGGATCAGGCTGCCGAGAAACGTCGACAGCATCCAGTGCAGGGTGTAGAGGCCCATCACGTCGCTCAGCGCGTAGACGAAGAAAATCACGCCCAGGCCGACCAGGATTTGCAGGGCGCGGGTTCCGCGGATCATCAGCAGGATGCGATAAATCACCAGCGCGACGAGAAAGATATCCAGCAGATCAATGAAATTGATCTCGAAGAATGTCGAGCGCAGGGTTTCGAAAAATTCCGGATTCATCCGCCCGCCTGTTTGATCGCCGTCGCCACCTGGATCGCCTGGACGGCCGCAGCCACGTCGTGCACCCGCACCAGACGCGCCCCCAGAGCAACCGACAACGAAACCGCCGCCAAGGTTCCCGGTAGCCGCGCCGCCGCGCCGGCGCCGGTCAAGGCGCCGATGAACGCTTTTCGGCTCGGACCGATGAGAACCGGGAATCCCGTTGCCGTCAATCGGCCCAACCGGCCGAGTAAAGTCAGATTGTGCTCCAAATTCTTGCCAAAACCGATGCCGGGGTCAATGACGATGCTTTCGCGGGCGATCCCGGCGGACTGGGCAAAGGCGGCCCGCGCCGCCAAAAAATCCGTCACTTCCGCCAGCACGTCGGAATAATGCGGCGCTTGTTGCATCGTCTCCGGCGTCCCCTGCATGTGCATCAGCACCACGCCGGCGCCGGTCGCCGCCGCCAGTTCCGCCATCGGCGGATCGCTCAAGGCGGAGACATCGTTGATGATGTTCGCTCCGGCTTCGATCGCGGCCCGCGCGACCGCCGCCCGCCGGGTATCGACGCTGATCGGGACGGCGCTCTGCCGGCGGATCGCCTCGATGAGCGGAACCACCCGGCGGATTTCCTCCTCGACGGAGACCGCCTGGGCGCCCGGCCGGGTCGATTCGCCGCCGATATCCAGAACGTCGGCGCCTTCGGCGATCAAGCGGTCAGCGTGTTCGCGCGCCGCCGGCATCGCGAAAAACTTGCCGCCGTCGGAAAAGGAGTCGGGCGTTACGTTGACGATACCCAGGACGGCGATCTTCGCGGCGAGGTCCAGTTCGGCCCCGCGAATCTTCCAGATCAAAGGCCGGTCTCCGGGTCTTCGCCGGCGGGAGTCTTCTCGTTGCGCTGATAATGCGCGGCGACTTCCT
Coding sequences within it:
- a CDS encoding glycosyltransferase family 4 protein, with product MKVIVFTRDFPPEFGGVQRLLGKVADHYGKDALVIARRCPGFREYDQGRPYTTIRMRRFEWRHANPVMSRILGAISYLLRFFVGGIHLGDAIRRQKTDLVLCGYAFPNGLPMVVARLLTGCPFVVWCHGTETLRALESGGLQRAALRLVWRLAVRVVVHSRFMRDEVARFVPPEKIIVNRLGSDSGNLDFSAAPATAVDELPLAGRAVVLTVGRLERRKGHDLLAHAMPLIREKIPHVLWLIVGDGPERERLTQAIADWRLADCVRLLGRRSDAEVSALLARADLFAMPSRRIGPDVEAFGIVYLEAARFGVPAVGGRSGGVADAVQDGVTGLLCDPEDPRDIAAKVITLLGDPARRAEMGRAAKANAERQTWDEFARHLSEELSRIDLS
- a CDS encoding glycosyltransferase family 1 protein, which gives rise to MSAFSQFDLPRQVVMLSTADWDAPLWTNKQQIAVRLAEDFAVLYVEPLVAMGSGKRSLARASHWRDPSGVTVYRPASALPFGNKLWSINKTNARLLAGDIRQTMWDRGFSQAILWCYPPTSQPFLEFLPHVLSCYDCVDEYSAFPGAWVTATKRMEHKLLQSVDAVFTTARSLFDEKKRHNPHTYFVPNVADFALFNRAATAVPSPLLRDLPRPVIGFVGALNYKIDTALLEALFKLRPDWSFVLVGPDRGLEVQRFLAYPNARFLGRKEIEELPSLMAGFDACMIPYKIDRYTHGVLPLKFFEYLATGKPVVATRMAELQNFAPLIDLVGEAEEFVDAVESRLQSDPHRDRRLAIARENSWEKRIGTMLGILETIRKEKQEGIE
- a CDS encoding formylglycine-generating enzyme family protein; translation: MQTTRLLYFALCLCLCLWGATACDEPSDSEFKSDLYRAAPPTEMIYVEAGAFTMGSDYDPDPDFLSGEIDEPFSDEHPERTVELSAYWIERSEVTNAQYRACVWAKVCTDPQTNRAAGIDEYYTSHAYDDYPVVNVTWRMAADYCQWRGRRLPTEAEWEKAARGAADERIYSWGWQEPVCGLADISVPRLKSSDSTEWYETCYGRPVAVGYYGNAASPYGATEMTGNVAEWTADYYAADYYDPELWPDNDVDPSGPSAGDRRVTRGGSFAATAMYARVTYRDPIPESFYDPTVGFRCAGESQP
- a CDS encoding oligosaccharide flippase family protein, with protein sequence MGRLGARAADAMFWNLIGKFTLMILRFLESVVLVRLLGDQGYGAFSQAVNLNGIVVLLAALGLENAILRFLPATVMTHGASGERKLIGKMIALRLAASGIAVLALWQLAPFLAERLLHDAARADLIKLVGVLLLAMGLDNLLARVLVAHYEQRYINLIQAALTAAYLALASLTVWLGGGIGGVLWCLIAMHAATAAFWAWRWRRSEAPAMGNQAATAPPPTSLWRLLTFSGYTYVYNFLQFVFQKGMDVMLLGVLLDDLSPITWYVIAYNFVFYSVSFYSLAFSEGFSLAMISEVAAQGDREKLRRIFTVSVEYLYLFILPICVGGTLVGPDILRLLYPAGTAAGAIAPMLVLLYGLSFAKMSGITANFLLGLDREKTIVRLRLVFGLLNLVLDLLLIPWLHAVGPAVATSLSLAASTIYEWRITHRMIQPSYPKRFLLKILIASLGMGGVIFFAGRSFAGVLYWRVPALLLVGFVSFVAFLLVLRPFRKEHTDLIDTLPLPGKSVWLPLLMERTPSRKAV
- a CDS encoding aspartate kinase, with protein sequence MALIVQKFGGTSVGTIERIRAVAARVVRTHEQGNEVVVVVSAMAGETDRLLDLARRISDRPNERELDQLVATGEQVSIALLAMAIESLGHQARSFLAHQVKIRTDANFSRARIASIDPTAILDRLGERKIAVVAGFQGEDPDGNVTTLGRGGSDTTAVAIAAALQADVCEIYTDVPGVFTTDPNLYAKARKLARISHDEMLELAGSGAKVLHIRSVAFAKKFKVPLHVRSSFGDEEGTWVVAEEQCMESTPITGVTYAKNEMRIRVLGVPETPSATRDLIVPLGEAGLHLDVILQNAGVDGYFDLTFTVPKPEAMQAKELVEHAADELGAVGVEMEGPVAKVSVVGIGLRTHADVPAKVFATLAARGIPIQMVATSEIKLSVVIDENHLNEAVRALHDAFELDNMPAGCEAL
- the tsaE gene encoding tRNA (adenosine(37)-N6)-threonylcarbamoyltransferase complex ATPase subunit type 1 TsaE; its protein translation is MGRLETHSENETRALAARLAGLLRPGDVLALVGDLGAGKTRFVQGLARGLGVPEDVPVTSPTFTLLATFRQGRLPLFHFDLYRLANEDDLARIGAEEYLWGEGVAAVEWAERAPKMMPDETLWIHFSFAGEVRELAFRSIVDRWRTVVKDLGGPV
- a CDS encoding NAD(P)H-hydrate dehydratase gives rise to the protein MKLATAAQMRAMDRLAIEHYGIPGIVLMENAGRGVADLIGEHYPEECELGILVLCGPGNNGGDGFVIARQLFNRGYEVECFLLGLKNKLTGDARANCRVAERIGVPIGELRKEKELARAAEALSEAGVVVDALFGTGLTRAIEGPGADLIDLVNELEAPVVAVDVPSGLNADTGYPTGPAVIADLTCTLAVPKIGLFVNPGVEYCGEVEIVDISLPYFLQQIVELPVHLITEIDVAQHFGPRDPESHKGDFGHALIVGGSRGMSGAVVMAAEAASTAGAGLVTAAVPGSILLPVETALLEALKAGLADDGHGRFSAEALDAVLALAEKKSVVALGPGLGRSDSLETLVAGLATALKIPLVIDADGLNNLAPNLKLLEAEHGPLVLTPHPGEMSHLLGVPTEQVQADRLGSAIALAKKIKAIVVLKGARTVVAAPDGQAWINPTGNPGMASGGMGDVLTGLIAGLIAQEMDPLTAAICGVYLHGLAGDRAADNVGERALTAGAVLRELPATIKSMEDQLDELETESAD
- a CDS encoding holo-ACP synthase, with translation MIRGVGVDLVSVERLGWILERTPRFRSRVFHPVEIRQAADRPDRLAARFAAKEAWLKAMQLPLFSVALTEIWVENDDDGRPRLRTTGGAAALLAARGVTEIHLSLSHDDRQAIAMVVLEGEDR
- a CDS encoding pyridoxine 5'-phosphate synthase; its protein translation is MPVKLSVNVDHVATVREARKIDVPDPVLAAGLAELAGADGITVHLRGDRRHIQDRDLEILRRTVKTHLNVEMAVSQEMLRIACEVRPDMVTLVPERPEEVTTEGGLNILHNKDGIRGAANLFEEHEIELSVFIDPDLDQVKAAREVGAKVVEINTGRYCEAKKSADREREFQAVVDAARMAGKLRLGVAAGHGLDYKNVGPIAAIPEIRELNIGHAIIARALFVGLDQAVREMIDAMNGVRPFE
- a CDS encoding TIGR00159 family protein, with protein sequence MNPEFFETLRSTFFEINFIDLLDIFLVALVIYRILLMIRGTRALQILVGLGVIFFVYALSDVMGLYTLHWMLSTFLGSLILMIVVLFQTEIRRGLAKFARNPFAAPPAEESEYVEELVRSTTALTNRRIGALIVLERETGLNEYIEEGIQLDAAISRELIVSIFLPSSPIHDGAVIIRKGRIVAAGCFFPLATEVELDKDMGTRHRAGIGVSQETDAIVLIVSEERAQVSMAIEGRITSNLSAEQLTDLLHTHLG